Proteins from a genomic interval of Flammeovirgaceae bacterium SG7u.111:
- a CDS encoding TIM barrel protein, whose protein sequence is MIIDKTAISEHNDVLAKEQQSDFEFIANKLDKKGLDVKNILQKLVDFQVAIPSWALGTGGTRFGRFPGGGEPGTLEDKLLDVGLLHALNHSSGAISLHIPWDIPENVSGIKNLADSLKLKFDAVNSNTFQDQPDQALSYKFGSLSHADAGVRQLAIDHNIEVIKYGKELGSKALTVWLADGSCFPGQNNLRKALKNTLSSLGTIYDSLPEDWRVLIEYKPFEPNFYSTVIPDWGTSHLLCSKLGKKALSLVDLGHHLPNTNIEQIVATLMMEGKLGGFHFNDSKFADDDLTVGSIKPYQLFLIFSELVEGMEDPESINPSIDWMIDASHNLKDPLEDLLQSVEAIKIAYAQALIVDRKALETAQMSNDVAVAQELMQEAFRTDVRALLAESRRQVGAAIDPLKLYREAGVRNQLIGERGELSLATGL, encoded by the coding sequence ATGATTATAGACAAAACTGCCATTTCGGAGCATAACGACGTTTTGGCAAAAGAACAACAAAGTGACTTTGAGTTTATAGCCAATAAACTCGACAAAAAGGGATTAGATGTAAAAAATATCCTTCAAAAATTAGTAGATTTCCAAGTGGCAATTCCCAGTTGGGCTTTAGGTACAGGTGGGACAAGATTTGGCAGGTTTCCAGGAGGAGGAGAGCCAGGTACGTTGGAAGACAAACTACTCGATGTAGGCTTGTTACATGCCCTCAACCATTCTAGCGGAGCTATTTCTCTACATATTCCGTGGGATATTCCAGAAAATGTTTCAGGAATCAAAAACTTAGCAGATTCATTGAAGTTGAAGTTTGACGCAGTCAATTCCAACACATTTCAAGACCAGCCCGACCAAGCATTGTCTTACAAGTTTGGCTCGTTGAGCCATGCCGATGCAGGTGTGAGACAGCTGGCAATAGATCACAATATAGAGGTTATTAAATATGGAAAAGAGCTGGGTTCAAAAGCACTAACCGTTTGGCTGGCAGATGGCTCTTGTTTCCCAGGTCAAAATAACCTGCGAAAGGCACTGAAAAATACACTTTCATCTTTGGGTACTATCTACGATTCCCTACCAGAAGACTGGAGGGTGCTCATAGAGTACAAACCTTTCGAGCCTAATTTTTACTCGACAGTGATTCCTGATTGGGGTACTTCACATTTGCTGTGTAGCAAGTTGGGTAAAAAAGCATTGAGCTTAGTCGATTTAGGCCACCACTTGCCCAATACCAACATTGAGCAAATTGTGGCTACACTCATGATGGAAGGGAAGCTTGGCGGTTTCCACTTCAACGATTCCAAATTTGCCGACGATGACTTGACAGTAGGTTCTATAAAACCTTATCAGTTATTCTTGATATTTAGTGAGCTGGTAGAGGGAATGGAAGACCCAGAAAGTATCAATCCTTCTATTGACTGGATGATAGATGCAAGTCACAATCTCAAAGATCCTTTGGAAGATCTTTTACAGTCTGTAGAAGCAATTAAAATTGCCTATGCTCAAGCTCTGATTGTGGATAGAAAGGCACTGGAAACAGCTCAGATGAGCAATGATGTTGCTGTAGCCCAAGAACTAATGCAAGAGGCTTTCCGTACAGATGTGAGGGCACTTCTAGCTGAGTCGAGGAGACAAGTAGGAGCTGCTATCGATCCGTTGAAATTATATAGAGAAGCTGGCGTAAGAAACCAATTGATTGGGGAAAGAGGTGAATTATCACTTGCTACTGGTTTGTAG